The genomic region CGTTCAAAagcaaaggacaaaaaccaaacagaacaggccacGTTCACAAACAAACCCGAACGAAAACCGAACCTAACAGTTACGGTGCAGGACGGTACAGGACGGGGCGACCTGACAAAGGCCACTGTGATGGAGTGGAGAATCCATGAGACAGACTTTTACAGATCTCTAGGTTCCCAGGATTCATCAATGATTCAGTGGTAAGAGTTTGTTGCAGGGAGAATGAGAGTAAGGAAATCAATCAAAACAGAGGATTTTGTACTGTACCATATAAGGGGGAACAGATGTGTACTGCGTGTGATTTTCCTTAACGTGACTTACAACTAGTTAGTTGCATGTTGACATGCAGGCCTACTTGTGCATATGACAGGGGACAAGGATTTCAACAGAAATACAACATTGCATGtgctttaaaaacagacatacatTTATTGTTTAGACACTTTGGGCCTCAATCCAAACATTTAAACATCACAGCCCTTGGACAGCGTTTTCCCCTTCTGTTTCAGTCACATACTAGACAGCCGACTCACAGAGAGGCCTAAGCATGAGTTTACACTACATCAGCAACGCCGACAGAAACGCTAAGagatcacacaaacaccacGTGTGCTCACATGCACCTAACAGAGTCGAAACTGCAGAAGCATCGTTTGGCCGCTGAAACACAAATGAACGTACTTTAAACAACGTTGTTCCCTGCGTGGTGTCGCGACACTACACAACTAAAGCGCAACTGACGGTTTCAAGGTGGAGGGTCAGAAACCCAGGTGACACACGTCACATCACGATCGTGATAAAGCAGCCGAGTGAAAGAGAGAATTTTTGAAGATTCACACTTTTGGTGTGGTCTGTAGAAAGTGTTGAACTCCTAAACAACTCCTAAGCTCGTTGGACTAGTCTGTAGGTAAGACATAACACTCCTGCTGTAGCATCAGGGTTACACTTAAGTAATATGAATGGTATTACATAAAGGCATTGTAACTCCATCATAAACACAACATTATAGTTGCGTTATAAGCACCACTTAAGAAATTCCGTGACTATATGTCGGTCTAGGCTGTCTCACTTCGTGTAGGTGAATAAACATCCACACTTGAGCTTCCACACGCTGATAAAAGACTGGAAGGTTGGATCAGGGGAATAAAGTACAGTGCAGCTCTATTACAAACGTAAAGGATGACAAATTTACTGACAATGATTAAAACTGTGGTTTGGTGTGCTTACACAACCTTACTTTCTGCTAGATTTGTAGACAGAATCTAGACAAAAGCAAATTCGCCATGTTGACCTAAGCCCCaacttacaaaatgtatttaatctacAGTGGTGGTCATATTCAAAAGGGGAggaagcaaaaacaaatgtgtgtttaaagTTTGAGAAATAAAGGGGTAGAAGAAGCAATATTCCTGGTACGGGACCTCGTTAAACAGGTTTAATGGGATAAATGGTAAGCTAAATCTATTGTAATTTTACTTTAGAAAGAAATATTACTTTTGAACACAACCAGGCTCTGTTAAACTTGATGAATGGAAAAAGAAGTGTAATCACACTGGACAATTTACATCATACATATTTGAAGGCTCAACTGATTGACGTGTCCACTGCTTTTTGCGCATCTCAGTCCTGGCCCGTGATTCTAGTCTTCACAAAAGGTCACTGCTTATGTCAAACCACACGATGAAGCACATACCAACTCTTTTACAGTCCATTAGATCATTTCTCATACAGCTGACAGGCAGTAGTGATACATTAGGTTGTATTAACCTACACTTTTATTTCCAGCTTTGTTTAATGATTGTGATGTTTTACCTGCACATAGTACTGGCAATAATTACTTTGCTAGTACACCACAATAAGCAGTCTGCAGAGatgtacagctccagaaaaactttttctttccttatcCAAAACAGTTGCTATGCTAGGTATTttattcctttccaaaacatatCTTGCTATGCTAGGTATTTATACTACTTTATTAGGATGGGGATATTTGTTTTAGCtgtggagaaaaataaatatctacCAAATGTAGAAGTGTTCTTTCATAATGGGGCAGTCGTTCTTACATGACAATGACACTCTTACCAAAGACACAAAAAGCAATATTAGCTAGATAACATTTCCCTTcatgaagaaaagaaaaccttAATGACATTTTCCCCTTTAGGAAGAAAATAAAACCTTAATGACATATTCCCCTTTAGGAAGAAAATATAACTTTAATGACATATTTCCCATTAGGAAAAAATGATAGCCTTGGTGACAATTCACTTTGGAAAATAAAGATCATCTAAATTACCTATTTCACTATAGGCAGAAAAGATCATCTTAATGACATTTCCCTATAGGAAGAAAAGATCATCTTAATGACATTTCCCTATAGGAAGAAAAGATAATCTTAATGACATTTCCCTATAGGAAGAAAAGATCATCTTAATGACATTTCCCTATAGGAAGAAAAGATCTTAAAGACATACAGTAATTCCTTTCAGGACATAAGGTGAAACCAGGGGGCCTTCCCTTTCTTTACTGAACATACAGATGGATGGAAAGAcctaaaacaaacaactgaactACACAGTGCATTGTgacgtaaaaaataaaatacaaaagtgTGCAATTTAAACTGCACAACTTAAGACAGGCAGGACCTTAGTGAGCTCCACAATTTCCTGGAACGTTTTAAGGACCACCAGATTTTagattttaagaaaataaatacattctgaAGATATATTATTTACAACGGACACACTGTTCCATGTGCCACTCCCTTCAGTGCTCCTCTTCTCACAACCATTTCCAGGTAACTGCCAACAGCTAAAACAGAGAACCTATCCTTCATTAAATCAGTGCACAGGACCCTTTCAATCATTGTTTCATTATACTATAGGTTTGTCAGGTCTAAAACAGTAAGACAATTCTCAGTGCTGGTCTAAAAAGCACCAGATTTAAACTAGAAGTGACAGTCGAATTCATTAAACATACAGACTGCAGATGCAGGTAATTGTACTGCCCTTGAAGAAAACCTCAGGTCTCATACAGTATAGGTGCATGTATCTTAAGACTGAAGCAACTCAAAAAGATTGATTAATAAAGCAAATAAATCGAAATGGAGTAGCACATTAGTCAAACACAAACTGAGCTGCTCACTCCACTGCCCTTTTCCATCTCTACTTCTACTTCCTTAATTTCATTCATTGGATGATATATGTAAGTGTGCTGAACATGCACTGGTTTCTCGGTCCCAGTGACCGTTCCATAATTGTGAAATCCCTGGTTCTAGTTAGTTAGGTGACCTACAGCTTTTACAAAGTCAGGGTGGGAAAGATAATGGCTTATCTGATGTGGACCAGCAACCAGTAAAAAAACCAGCCGCCACTCGCACATTATGGCACAATGCGATGTTCTTCTCGACCAGGCACACACTCTCTGACCTCGCCCCAGGTGGTACGACCCCCCCGTCCCCGTCCCCCCTCCGCCGACAGACACAACCTCCTACTCGGACTTGGATTTCCTGTCGACCTTCTCAGCGGCACCCTTGAGGTAGGACTTGTAAAAAAAGGAGGCGAACAGGACCAGGTAGCTGAGGTACATGAGCGAGCCCCAGACAATGTTGTCCACGTAGGAGGGGCAGCGCACCTCGTGCATCCAGTGGTAGACCAGGCCCAGGACAGCCAGCCCCATCACCATCTGCACGATCTGGGTGGCCGTGATCACCATGGCACAGGGCCGGGGCAGCCGGCAGCCCGCCGCCCTGGCAGCGTAGTAGGTGTACATGAGGGAGTGGACCAGGTAGTTCATGGTCATGAACCAGCCGCCGCCGGCCACCTGGTCCTTGTAGGAGTACCAGGAGTAGACCAGCACGGTGATGTGGTGGTACCAGTGGAGGAAGATGAGGCGCTGCTTGCGAAGCACAATGAACACTGTGTCGcctgaggaaagagagagggggagacgaggagagggggagaggaggagaggaggaaagagatagggggagaggaggagagggggagaggaggaaagagagggggggggaggaggagaggaggagagggggagaggaggagagggggagaggaggaaagagagagggggagaggaggagaggaggagagggggagaggaggaaagagagagggggagaggaggaaagagagagggggagaggaggagagggggagaggaggagagggggagaggaggaaagagagagggggttaTGCTCTGATGTTTGGTCATTCTCTCTCCAACTCTGGTGAAGTAAAAGGTTACAGAGACCGCTCCACAAAATGAAGTTAGAACTGACtgaatatatctttttttgttatcaatctacacatacTCCATAATGACCATAACAagtatttagaaatgtgtgccaatctcattcaaatataaaaagacaaaatgaagGGATCAAAAAACACAGTGTAGATCATTTTAGAAATCTGTCCttgtgtggaaactaaaaagtaTTGCcattaaaaatcctattttccaaAATCTCTAGACTTAACCCCAAATATTTTAGTAACCGTAGTCCTGAATCTAACCTTATTGGTTACCCAAAACCCAACTTCAACTATACCTAAACCCTATGCAAAATTAGGATTTATCCTGTGGACTGACAAAAGGTCCAGGAAATTCTTTCCAGTATTTCCAGTCCCGAAAAGGAAACTAAAACAGTGGGTGAACACtcaaagaaaacattacaaagaactcagcaacatacaaacacactctgaTAAAACCAACAGCACCCTGTTCAGAACAAACTAGACTGATCTGATACATTAAACATTGGCTGCCTTTTAGAACAGGAGAAGGCCTTTCCTCCCCCTGCTTCAGAAGAAATGTATGGCAGTAAATCACTTCCTGATGGGATTTCTTCGCCACCTTAGCATCTCTGCACATTTACAAACACTCCTGCATCCTTGTGCGTCTGCAGAAGTAGAGACTAGATCGCTGCCCTGGGACAGCAGACAGTCTCAGCGTGCAGTGAAGGCTTCAGGCAATGGCCTCCCCTGATCAATGTAAGTGCACTAGAAACTTCCATGTGCTCCCGTAATCTCATAAATAGAAAAACAGGTTTCAAGGTTGTTTCAGTCCAGCACAGTCTCCTCCGTTCTGCTTGGGCCTGTGACATAATCGACCAATCACAAaccactccatctctcccactTATTGTCCAGAGTGCCGTTGAGTACATAGACATTTCCCATTTAGAACAGCAACTGACTATTCTACACTACATGACATAGAAGTACTGTATGTCTATCCTACATAGCATATTTCTATCTGAAGCATTCAGAACAGTGCCCTATTAGGGACATTACTTACCAAGCTCAGGGGCCTTGCTCAGCACAAAGGCGTAGGCCCAGAATTTACTGACAGGGGCACTGTAAAAGCTGGTGTCACAAACTGACTGCTTGAAGCCACTGTTGTTGAGTACATGGAGCATGTACCAGCCAGTCCGGCCCGCTCCAATGATACTGTGGAAGGAACAGTATGGACATTTACTTAGGATTAAATCTCACATGTATCGCATTAAGTACGAGGAACTCACTGTTCACTTGTAAATCACTGGTATTTCTGTTTCAAGTTTAACGCCAATCTGACTGCACAACAGGtctgaaatctttgtttgctTTGTGATTAAGCCAAAGTTACAGCGATATATTTTTACTATCTATTCACTGTCAAATGCATTTTCCTAACCACTGCCACAGTTCAATGTGGATGTAACATCCCTTGTGGTTGCCATGAATGCAGAGATAAAAGCATTTTGGAACAGTGTGAGGGTGTGGAACGTCTCCTGTTGCCTGTCATTTTCCCGTCTCCAACCATTTCAGAGACCCCCGTAACCGTGGACACCGATTAAGTgcacgtgtggttcatgcacgTACTGAGGTCATTTCAGCTGGGACACCCTCTCTCCTTAATGGTCAAGTTTAAACCACAAGGCCTGTAATGTAACATTGATCCAGTGATATTCCAGGAAGCCATCCTCAAACACACGTGTAACTAAAAACCTGGGAAAACCACGGGAGACCCAGGAAACCAGTTGACATCTTATAGAGAAAAGGAGCTTGCGCTACAAAAACTGCAGAGAAACAGACGGTTAGCTAAAGAACGCTACCGATTGGTATTACCGATATGGGTTTGTCATCTGTATTTACCAATCCCTATCAGCTGTATCAATCAGTCATGTTACTCATAGTAAACACTAGGGCTGTGAAAACTAATATATAAAATCTATAACGTTGACGTTAAAAATCGTCGCCAACGAATTTCATTAATCGATTAGTTGGACAGGCTAACTAAGCTCTCCCCACATTACTGATGTGACGGATCATGCCATCTGTGTCATAGAAACTTGTGTGTCATAGACGTGTGTCATAGAAACTTGTGTGTCATAGACGTGTGTCATGGAAACTTGTGTGTCATAGACGTGTCATAGAAACTTGTGTGTCATAGACGTGTGTCATAGAAACTTGTGTGTCATAGACGTGTCATAGAAACTAGAGCAAAATGGATCCCGAGTCAACCTCAATTTAGTCAGTTATTGGGATGTTGCCTGCACAGGCTAGATTTGAACTCTTATAAGACACTCAGCAATATTCTACATTTCTAATTTGCACCTTATTGCAGCTCTAGGTGATTTTCAACACGTTAAAGCATACTAATATTTTGCTTTGCTTTCTTGATTAATTTAAAGCAGTTTAGAATAGCACCTTTCTCACTTAAGAGAATTTCAACATGCTTTCTATTAGTTTTTTTACTTCTATCAAGTTGTTTTGAAGACAACATAGCATATCTGtaacaacaacatcatcacaAAATGATAATTAAAAGATTATTAGATTAAcaaaatagttgttagttgAAGCCCTAGTATCTAACAACATTACTCATAGTGACAGTTTATCTGtaacaacataataatataaaagTTGTAACTTTCCAATACTATTATCCAGTACAGCATAACATGCAAGGCTTTTATTTTCGTCTACTCAATGTGGCTCTTTAAGAAGACGCCCTGCCTTAAATTGAACCATGTATTGTATTATTGAGCTGAGACAGGGAAAGAGCAGCacaaaaaatttaagagaccactgcacctttttctttcctttccaaaaaagttgaaaaggaacgttccCAAGACTGTGCTGACACCACCCCCTCCCcggtgttgtccctgtccttgtccatctggtcatgcttccgacctggactaagtttaaatagactctggactcagcccacatgcatttattcattattacaatttgtactcttaatatattcacccggcacagccagaagaggactggtcacccctctgagcctgggtcctctctaggtatcttcctaaatttcggccttcttagggagtttttcctagccactcaaattcaacactactgttgtttgctccttggggtttgtTTGTTccccgggtgttttgtaaaagcactttgtgacaactgctgatgtaaaaaggctttagaaataaatttgattgattggttcttaattttaaccctttcttcctcactcaaaaccttccttttcaacttttttggaaaggaaagaaaaaggtgcagttgtctcttaattttttccggagctgtacattagGCTCTGCCCTAAATTGTCCATTATACAATCAGGTGATTAAATATGGTCGATTATCCCCAATCCTATAGTGTAGACTC from Esox lucius isolate fEsoLuc1 chromosome 5, fEsoLuc1.pri, whole genome shotgun sequence harbors:
- the LOC105006891 gene encoding elongation of very long chain fatty acids protein 6, with amino-acid sequence MNETEHIPLAEYDFERKFDEKGALEWMQENWNKSFMFCGLYAAIIFGGQHFMRQRPKLNLRRPLVLWSLSLAIFSIIGAGRTGWYMLHVLNNSGFKQSVCDTSFYSAPVSKFWAYAFVLSKAPELGDTVFIVLRKQRLIFLHWYHHITVLVYSWYSYKDQVAGGGWFMTMNYLVHSLMYTYYAARAAGCRLPRPCAMVITATQIVQMVMGLAVLGLVYHWMHEVRCPSYVDNIVWGSLMYLSYLVLFASFFYKSYLKGAAEKVDRKSKSE